The window GCCGTACAGCGCCTCTGAGAAATTGGACGTGAGATCGAGGTACTCTTTTTCGTCGATGGAGGTGAGATATTGCGCTTTCCCGCTTTTCATGGTCAGAGGGAATGGAGCGGAGCTTAGGACGGAGCGCGTGTTGCCTCCTGGGAGAGAGTTGCGGGCATTGTTGTGGGATGCGCGGGATTGGGGATTTGAGGTTATGAAGGTGTTTATCAGGGTTGAGAGCTTTGTTTGGAGGGTAGCAGTCCTGACGTCTGCGTCTGTTCCTGAGGTTGGTTGCGGGGTGGTGGGGACTTCCGGGTGAGGTActgcggtggtggtgttcATTTTGAAGATTGGGATGGAGAGTTATAAATTTAATCACAGATTTCTCTCATATAACCGTGGGTACAGGAAGTTTTGATGACTTGTACCCTGCGCTTAGGGTTGTTGAACATTTGTTCTGCTGAGAAGTCTGATCGTGTTCAAGCCTCCATAGATGTGGGGGTGTGGAGTCTGGCGTTGAACTAGTCAACTGCCATCCAGCTGTGTATAGATCTAGAGTTTAGTTTCGTGATATTTCTTTGATTCTTGAGGACTATTAGTATTGAATTAAGAGTTGTTTAGCGTATCATCACATGATGCCCTTGTAGATCACCATGTAACAGGTCAAAACACCAGGGATAATTTCGTTGGTATCCTTCGACTAAACCTCGGCAAGCAGGTTAAACACAAAGACTTCTTCAGCGCTACATAGGATGCTGCTGGATGTCACAGCATGTGCCATATGTAATCGGTCCCCGACATCAGTCCGTCATGCGGGGATGTGAGTCTGTAAAGATATCGGTCTGCGGCGACCTCCTAATACCCTAATCTAGTCATGTAGCATCATCCTCTTGAAGTCTTTATTTAATATGCCATGGTCCCTAAACAATAAATCGACGTGTCTCTTCGCACCTGGATAGTTTTTAAATATCAATATGTATCTTCCTACCCTTCTTGCTTTCACCTTTGCTTCAGTGGCATCTGCAGTTGCCACAATTGCCAATCCAGCCCTAACCATCAACGGGGTCTCCTTCGCCACCCGCGCGCATTGGATGCGTCTCGCCAACGAGGCACTGTCACTAATTGGTGGCTCTGCCTGCCCGTTCGCAGCATTCGGATCCGTTATTGTCAACCACACACAACATGCAGATGGGCTGGGAGAACTGGTGTGTATGGGCGCCAATTCGGCAAGTCAAACCGGGAATCCGTCGTTGCATGGTGAGATGAGACCAATCAACAACACAATTCAaccttttttgtttctctctaACTACGATACCTGGTATATATAACAGGCGAGATGGCCGCTATTAAAAACTGCACCGCCGTCCTCACGGACCCGCACGGCAGGTTCCGGATGAGCCCAACGGAAGCCCAAGCTGCATTTGCCGATCTGAGCTTGTACACGAATGCGGAGAGTTGTCCGATGGTAAGCCGCATGAGCATCCCTGTTTTTATTTCCATCGGTTTTAGGGCTGATATATATCCCAAAGTGTGCATCGGCCATTCGCTGGTCCGGGTTCCGGGAATATATCTATGGCACCTCCATTGATACACTCATCACAAAGGGATGGGGTCAGATCCGCGTGGCCTCGGTGGACATCTTCGAGGCATCCTTCGATCTCCCTGATCAGGCGCGGTTGATTGGGAATGTGTTGACCAATGAAACGGatccgttcttcttctggcaATATGATCCTACCTACCCCTGTCCTAGTGGGTGTTCGCGTACGAGCGATGGGTCGAGCTGCCGATCTAATGAATCAAAGACGTAAGATCGGAGCTCCCTAGATATATGTCAACACTATTTGCAATCACGCATAACTATGGCGTCGTTAACTGAATAGTGAACAAGTACCCCGCAATTTAATTCTCTTATTAACGGACACTGTATAATTTCTTATCCATTGAATATACCCCAAACCAACAGAAACAATGCAGGGGTGGCGTGGCCACCGACTGGGCTAGAACCGGGCGGCTGCAAGCAGATAAGGCGTCCGAAGGCGTTGGGCATAGTTGATGCATTGCATAAGTTCCGCTGAGTCAGAAGATCTAAAATTCCAGCCAATCGGATGCTCCAAGTCCGGCATCCGAGACGGGAAAAAGACATCCGCCTTTGTCAGCCTCGGAAGGGGCGAGTCCCGTGCACGGCACGTGGACGGGCAACATGGCAGATGCATGTCGGATTTTTGGATGAACACGGCTGAGATCGAGTGATGCACGGGCAGTCAGACGAACCCGGTTGAACGAATGGTCGAGGATGAACAAATGATCAAATTAATAATACTACCGGCATTCTTTTCTATACGATCAGGTCCACCCGCTTGGATACTGGTGGGTAACGGGAGTGAGACCCTCCGCCCGGCTGCTTAACTCCAGTTCCCCCGTTTTCCATTATGGGTATCGGCTCCGGAGTCTAGGGTGGTCCCGGACCCGATTCGCGATGCATTCGATTTTTTCTGTCGGGTCCGTCATGATTCTTAGGTTCTTATTTATTCCTACATCTAGTGGCGCTCACATtccttttcccttcttctttccttctcgtcATTCTTTCAGATCTTGTTCATCTAAACCCTAATTCTTTTCTTGTGTTCTATTCTGGCAGGCGCGACCCACTGCCTGCCTAATTGGCATAATTTTCTATAAATAATAATACACCCACCCCCCTTTCCCCTGATTGAGGGTCGACGGTCACCATGTCTCTTCTGGGGACGATCAACCCCAATTTCAACCCGGAGTCAGACCAGCCTGCCACGGTTGAGGCCCGACGCCATGACCCGGCCGACAGCATGAGCTCCGAGGAGACGGCCCACGAGAAGGTCAACGATGTCGGCAATGAGGAGGTCATTGAGGCCGAGGTCACTCGTCTGGCTCAGCAATTGACTCGACAGTCGACGCACTACTCGGTTTCCGCCGAGAACACGGAGAACCCCTTCGCGAGTACCAAGGAGGAATCCACGTTGAACCCGGCTAGCCCTAActtcaaggccaagaacTGGATGAAAAACCTGCTGGCTATCACCTCTCGCGACCCGGAACGCTACCCGCAGCGGAATGCGGGCGTGGCGTTCAGGAACCTCAGCGTCCACGGCTTCGGCAGTCCGACAGACTACCAAAAGGATGTCTTCAACTCTGTTCTGCAGGTTGGAGCGCTGGCCCGTATGCTCACCGGAACCGGCAAGCAGAAGATTCAAATTCTGCAGGATTTTGATGGTCTGGTGAAGAGTGGAGAGATGCTGGTCGTTTTGGGTCGGCCTGGCAGTGGTTGCTCGACTTTCCTGAAGACCCTGACTGGAGAGATGAACGGAATTCACAAAGACAAGGATTCACACATGAACTACCAAGGTGAGTTACTTACGGAATGCTAGGGGACGTGGGATCTGACCGAATTCTAGGTATCTCCGACAAGTTGATGAAAAACCAGTTCCGTGGCGAGGCTATCTACACGGCCGAGACGGACGTCCATTTCCCTCAGCTTTCCGTGGGGGACACGCTCAAGTTCGCGGCGCTTGCTCGCGCTCCTCGCAATCGGCCACCCGACATCACGCGCGAGCAATACGCTGTCCACATGCGCGATGTGGTTATGGCTATGCTCGGCCTGACGCACACCATCAACACTAAGGTCGGCAATGATTTCGTCCGCGGTGTCAGTGGTGGTGAGCGGAAGCGTGTCAGTATTGCCGAGGCCACCCTGTGCGGCAGCCCTCTTCAGTGCTGGGATAACAGTACCCGTGGCCTGGACAGTGCGAACGCACTCGAGTTCTGTAAGACACTCAACCTGATGACCAAATATGCCGGTGCCACGGTTGCAGTGGCCATCTATCAGGCTTCCCAGAGCGCCTATGATGTGTTTGACAAGGTGACGGTGTTGTATGAGGGTCGCCAGATCTACTTCGGCCCCACAGGCGAGGCCAGGGAATTTTTTACTACCATGGGATTCGAGTGCCCGGAACGGCAGACGACCGCCGATTTCTTGACTTCCTTGACCAGTCCGGCTGAGCGAGTTGTCAAGCCTGGCTTCGAGAACATGGTCCCCCGGACACCCGACGAGTTTGCGGCTGCTTGGAAGAACAGCGCCGCTCATAAGAACCTGATGAGAGAGATCGAAGAGTACGAGCAGGAGTTCCCTCTCGGAGGCGAATCAGTGCAGAAGTTCATCGACTCTCGTCGGGCCATGCAGGCAAAGAACCAGAGAGTCAAGTCTCCCTACACCATGTCCGTCTCGCAGCAGATCAATCTCTGTATGGTGCGAGGATTCCAGCGTCTGAAGGGCGACGCGAGTTTAACCCTGAGCCAACTTATCGGCAACACCATCATGGCTTTGATTATCGGTTCTGTTTTCTATCAGTTGCAAGACACCACGGACAGTTTTTATTCTCGCGGTGCTCTTCTGTTCTTTGCGGTTTTGCTCAACGCTTTCGCCAGTGCGCTCGAGGTGAGTTTCTTGTGAAATGACGCACACCTATACATATACTGACGAATGCCCAGATTTTGACCCTCTATGCACAACGTCCAATTGTCGAAAAGCAAGCTCGCTATGCCATGTATCACCCATTTGCTGAAGCAGTAGCGTCCATGTTATGTGACATGCCATATAAGCTCCTGAACGCCGTCACTTTCAATATCACGCTCTACTTCATGACAGGTCTTCGCAAGACTCCCGGTGCCTTCTTCACgttccttctcttctccatcatgaccacccTGACCATGTCAATGATCTTCCGAACCATTGCTGCCACCTCGCGTACGCTGTCTCAGGCTCTGGTGCCCGCTGCCATCCTGATCCTGGGTCTGATTATCTATACCGGTTTCACCATTCCGACTGGCAACATGCTTGGCTGGTCCCGATGGATGAATTACATTGATCCGATTGCGTACGGTTTCGAGTCGCTCATGGTCAACGAGTTCCACAACCGGTCATTCAAATGCCTGCCTGCATCTTTCATCCCTGCTGGTCCCGGCTACGAGAACGTCGGCCCGGAGAACAAGATCTGTTCGTCCAAGGGTGCTCGCGCAGGTCTGAGCGTTGTGTACGGCAATGACTATCTCCATGAAGGCTTTCAGTACTACAACAGCCACAAGTGGAGGAACCTGGGTATCATGATCggcttcttgttcttcttcatggccacTTACCTGATCGCCACCGAGTACATCTCCGagtccaagtccaagggt of the Penicillium psychrofluorescens genome assembly, chromosome: 1 genome contains:
- a CDS encoding uncharacterized protein (ID:PFLUO_000976-T1.cds;~source:funannotate); this encodes MSLLGTINPNFNPESDQPATVEARRHDPADSMSSEETAHEKVNDVGNEEVIEAEVTRLAQQLTRQSTHYSVSAENTENPFASTKEESTLNPASPNFKAKNWMKNLLAITSRDPERYPQRNAGVAFRNLSVHGFGSPTDYQKDVFNSVLQVGALARMLTGTGKQKIQILQDFDGLVKSGEMLVVLGRPGSGCSTFLKTLTGEMNGIHKDKDSHMNYQGISDKLMKNQFRGEAIYTAETDVHFPQLSVGDTLKFAALARAPRNRPPDITREQYAVHMRDVVMAMLGLTHTINTKVGNDFVRGVSGGERKRVSIAEATLCGSPLQCWDNSTRGLDSANALEFCKTLNLMTKYAGATVAVAIYQASQSAYDVFDKVTVLYEGRQIYFGPTGEAREFFTTMGFECPERQTTADFLTSLTSPAERVVKPGFENMVPRTPDEFAAAWKNSAAHKNLMREIEEYEQEFPLGGESVQKFIDSRRAMQAKNQRVKSPYTMSVSQQINLCMVRGFQRLKGDASLTLSQLIGNTIMALIIGSVFYQLQDTTDSFYSRGALLFFAVLLNAFASALEILTLYAQRPIVEKQARYAMYHPFAEAVASMLCDMPYKLLNAVTFNITLYFMTGLRKTPGAFFTFLLFSIMTTLTMSMIFRTIAATSRTLSQALVPAAILILGLIIYTGFTIPTGNMLGWSRWMNYIDPIAYGFESLMVNEFHNRSFKCLPASFIPAGPGYENVGPENKICSSKGARAGLSVVYGNDYLHEGFQYYNSHKWRNLGIMIGFLFFFMATYLIATEYISESKSKGEVLLFRRGHTPGKRSEDDIEQPETVSPAEKTEESSGKEVTANIQRQTAVFHWQDVCYDIKIKKEERRILDHVDGWVKPGTCTALMGVSGAGKTTLLDVLATRVTMGVVSGEMLVDGRLRDQSFQRKTGYVQQQDLHLPTSTVREALRFSAILRQPAHFSHQEKVDYVEEVIKLLGMEHYADAVVGVPGEGLNVEQRKRLTIGVELAAKPQLLLFLDEPTSGLDSQTSWSILDLIDTLTKHGQAILCTIHQPSAMLFQRFDRLLFLAKGGRTVYFGDIGEKSSILSSYFERNGAPKLPTEANPAEWMLEVIGAAPGTHSDIDWPAVWRESPERQGVLEHLAELKSTLSQKPVESASNDADSFKEFAAPFSVQLYECLVRVFAQYWRTPVYIYSKSALCILTALYIGFSFFQAQNSAQGLQNQMFSIFMLMTIFGNLVQQIMPHFVTQRSLYEVRERPSKSYSWKAFMTANILVELPWNTLMAVFIFVCWYYPIGLYRNAEPTGAVHERGALMFLLIWSFLLFTSTFAHMMIAGIELAETGGNLANMLFSLCLIFCGVLATPAQMPGFWIFMYRVSPFTYLVSAMLSTGVSGTDAKCESIEFLKFKPLSNETCLEYMKPFIDLRGGYLQDNSATGECSFCTISSTDTYLAQVGSYYKDAWRNFGFMWIYIFVNIFLAVFIYWLARVPKGSRSKDSKDKKSEQSEQSEKSEKSST